The genomic DNA AACGTTCAGCGTAAAACTGCCGGAAGGCTGGCTTTCCCCTTTCACGTTGGTTGCAATAACTGTGAAGGCATGGTTGCCATCGCTCAACGGTGCTGATGGCGTAAAATTCCAGCTGCCGTCAGCGTCCGCTCTGACGGAACCAATCTCCGTGCCGTTATCGTAAATGTGAACGACGGAAAGTGCGGTTGCGGTGCCGTACAGTGCCGGGCGAGCATCGTTTGTGAACTGGTTTTGTGTTAACTCACCGGTTTGTGCGGGAACGTCGTCCTGCGCGCCGTCGATGACCGGCGTTTGCGGGAATGGAATGTTTGGCGCGTTGATATTGGCGGACGGACCATCATTGCCGGCATCGTCAGTCGCCGTGGCCGTCAGTTGCTCACCGCTCACATGGGGTTTACTCAGCTCAATGGCGAAATTGCCATTGCTGTCTGCTCTGCCGCTGCCTAATACCGTGCCCTCAGCATTTTTAATAATCACCATACTGCCCGGTTCTGCGTTGCCGGTTACCGTCGTTCCTTCGCTGGAGATGTTCATGTTCGTCGGTGCGCCGGGCGGTGTGGTGTCGTTGCTGTCACCTGAACCCGCGCCGTCACCGCCGTTATCGGAACCATTGTCCTCTGAACTACCACCGCTACCGCCGGTGGAGGCTGCGGCGGCAATCCCACCCGCGACAGCGATCCCGCCCAGCGCCCAGGGCCAGAGCGCGCCACCGGCTTCACTCCCTGATTCCGTCACCAGCAGAGCATTGATATCGTCAATGTGTTCAAACTGGAGTGCAGTGTCGGGATCCTCTACCCACCAGAGCGCGCCCTGGCTGTCTTCCAGCACCAGCTGGCTACCACCCAGCTCTGACGACGCGTAAAAATTCCTGATGGTGATCGTCTCACCAGAGTGCAGGGTGATAATCATGTCCTGGTTCGAGCGGGCAATACTGGCGATATCCGAACGTTCAAGCTGGAGTTTAACGATCGAAGACGAATTCAGGGTAATGACAGAAGATTCAACTTGCTGAGAGACACCGGTCACTTTAGAGATAATGGATACTGGACGCATCGTTATCACACTCCAATCTGATGAACGCTGGGTTCTTTCGGTAAGCAAATAGCAATAAGAGAGCGACCGCCCTGGACAGGGTGGTTTTTGCATTTTTGCTGAAACTTTTATGTGATGAATAACTAACGTTATATGAGTGTCAGAGGCATAGATTTTTCTTTTAATATTGATGGTTAAAAATGATATAGCCAGAAAATATGAAAAGCGCAAATGAAGCTGAAATTAAATAAAGTGTATGATGAGTTAAGCTACAGTGAAATAAGCGATAAATGTGCGCTATCACTAACACGGAATATTCCTGATGGTTATACATGTTGTGATTAACATATTGAATATTAAGGTTTTATCTTGTAGATGAGAGTGGTGTTGACTAATTGCTATACTAAACTATTTCAGTATATCCCTGTATTTTGCGTGTGTTTAGGGGTGTGATTGTGATTAAAATAAATAAGCGGTAGGGCAAAATAAAGCAGGGAAGATGGCAGGTAGTTGGTAAGTAATATATCGTATATTTAATGGCATCAGATTATGCAATTCCGCAGACGGAAAATGGCAAGGGTAAAACGGCTTTAAAGAGAGGATGTTATTAATTAATTTTACTTAGGGAGTCTCGGCTATTCCTTAAATAGAAATAGCCGGAAAATAAATGTGTGTTTTAGCGGCCAGCATTTTTCATGATACGCGCTTTATCCACCTGCCATTCACGTTCTTTCACATCTGAACGTTTATCATGCTGTTTTTTACCCTTAGCCACGCCAATTTTGACTTTGCACCAGGCATTTTTCCAGTACAGCGACAGCGCTACAACGGTATAGCCTTCACGATTAACGCGGCCATAGAGTGTATCCAGTTCGCGCTGATTCAGCAGTAGCTTACGGGTGCGGGTGGGATCACAGACGTAGTGGCTGGAGGCCACCGCCAGCGGTGTAAAGTTAGCGCCAAACAGGTAAGCCTCACCTTCTTTCAGGAGCACATAGCTGTCGCCAATGTTGGCTTTCCCCGCGCGAAGGGACTTCACTTCCCAGCCCTGCAGTGCGAGGCCTGCTTCGAATTCATCTTCGATAAAGTATTCGTGACGGGCGCGTTTATTCAGCGCAATGGTGGCTGATCCAGGTTTGTGGGTTTTTTTCTTGGTCATAATGTCCTGAAGTCATCGCTATTCTGATACAGATTTACCCCGATCTTTCCTGCGAGGTGTGATGCGCTATCTTAGCACGAGTTAAGGCTGAACGTGTCTTTAACAGAGGATAAATGCTACAATTTGGCCGGTGTTTGATCATGGAAATTGCTATGCCTCAGATTAGCCGGACTGCGCTGGTGCCTTACAGCGCGGAACAAATGTATCAGCTTGTGAATGATGTGAAATCCTATCCTGCGTTCTTACCGGGTTGCACCGGCAGTCGCGTACTGGAGTCTGGCCCGACGCAGATGACAGCGGCGGTGGACGTTTCTAAGGCCGGGATCAGCAAAACATTCACCACCCGCAATACGCTGACCAACAATCAAAGCATTTTGATGCATCTCGTCGATGGCCCGTTTAAATCATTGATGGGGGGCTGGAAGTTTACGCCGTTAAGTCAGGAAGCCTGCAAGATTGAGTTTCATCTCGATTTTGAATTCACCAATAAGCTCATTGAGCTGGCGTTTGGCCGTATCTTCAAAGAGCTGGCCGCCAACATGGTGCAGGCATTCACGGTCCGTGCAAAAGAGGTTTACAGTGCCGGGTAAGATTACGGTAGAAGTCGCCTATGCGCTGCCGGAAAAGCAATATTTGCAGCGCGTGACAGTGGATGAAGGGGCGACAGTAGAGCAGGCGATTATCGCCAGCGGGCTTCTTGAGTTGCGTACGGATATCGATCTCAGTAAAAACAAGACCGGTATTTTTAGTCGACCGGTTAAGCTGCATGACGAAGTGCATGATGGCGACCGTGTGGAAATTTATCGCCCGTTGATTGCCGACCCAAAAGAGTTACGTCGCCAGCGGGCAGAGAAATCCGCCGGGCAGTAATCCCGGGGTTATCGGCCATAAAAAAAGCGCTCAGTGAGCGCTTTTTGCATTTCTGAATACTTACTGACTGGTCAGGGCAGGTTTGTTATCGATGTTCGTTAACACACCAGCACTGCTGAAGGTCAGGGTCAGGGTTTGCTGAGTCGGGTTTTCATGACCTGGTTGCTGACGGAACACGTAGAACCAGGTATTAGAGCCAAACGGATCAGACATCATCGGTGTACCCAGAGCATAAGCAACCTGCTGTTGCGTCATACCGACACGAATTTTTGATACGTCGTTAGGTGCCAGATAGTTACCCTGGTTGATGTCAGGACGGTAAACCACTCGCTCCAGAGTGGAACAGCCTGCGGTCATCATCAGAAGAACCGCTGCGGCAGCAGTCAGCATTTTACAGCGCATAGTGATTTGATTCCTTTTCGGGCCCGAGCAGCGCGCGGCTCATATGTAATATGCCGATGATAATAGACCTTTAGTCAGTTTAAAACCTCTGCCGGCAGGTCTAACGGCGTTTTTATTGTGAACTCAGACTCTGAGAAGCAAAAAAAGTTTACGCTGCCAGCAACTCTTTCGCATTTGCGAGGGTGTTGCGGGTGACTTCGCTGCCGCCGAGCAGACGCGCCAGCTCCTGCAAACGCGCGCGTTTATCGAGCGG from Trabulsiella odontotermitis includes the following:
- the smpB gene encoding SsrA-binding protein SmpB — encoded protein: MTKKKTHKPGSATIALNKRARHEYFIEDEFEAGLALQGWEVKSLRAGKANIGDSYVLLKEGEAYLFGANFTPLAVASSHYVCDPTRTRKLLLNQRELDTLYGRVNREGYTVVALSLYWKNAWCKVKIGVAKGKKQHDKRSDVKEREWQVDKARIMKNAGR
- a CDS encoding type II toxin-antitoxin system RatA family toxin translates to MPQISRTALVPYSAEQMYQLVNDVKSYPAFLPGCTGSRVLESGPTQMTAAVDVSKAGISKTFTTRNTLTNNQSILMHLVDGPFKSLMGGWKFTPLSQEACKIEFHLDFEFTNKLIELAFGRIFKELAANMVQAFTVRAKEVYSAG
- a CDS encoding RnfH family protein, coding for MPGKITVEVAYALPEKQYLQRVTVDEGATVEQAIIASGLLELRTDIDLSKNKTGIFSRPVKLHDEVHDGDRVEIYRPLIADPKELRRQRAEKSAGQ
- the bamE gene encoding outer membrane protein assembly factor BamE, with translation MRCKMLTAAAAVLLMMTAGCSTLERVVYRPDINQGNYLAPNDVSKIRVGMTQQQVAYALGTPMMSDPFGSNTWFYVFRQQPGHENPTQQTLTLTFSSAGVLTNIDNKPALTSQ